A window from Myripristis murdjan chromosome 11, fMyrMur1.1, whole genome shotgun sequence encodes these proteins:
- the atp1a3a gene encoding sodium/potassium-transporting ATPase subunit alpha-3a yields the protein MGYGRSDSYRVATTQDKDEKESPKKKGGKDLDDLKKEVPLTEHKMSVEEVCRKYNTDIVQGLTNAKAAEYLARDGPNALTPPPTTPEWVKFCRQLFGGFSILLWTGAILCFLAYAIQAATEDEPAGDNLYLGIVLSAVVIITGCFSYFQEAKSSKIMESFKNMVPQQALVIREGEKMQINAEEVVAGDLVEVKGGDRIPADLRIISSHGCKVDNSSLTGESEPQTRSPDCTHDNPLETRNIAFFSTNCVEGTARGIVVCTGDRTVMGRIATLTSGLETGKTPIAKEIEHFIHLITGVAVFLGVTFFILSIILGYTWLEAVIFLIGIIVANVPEGLLATVTVCLTLTAKRMARKNCLVKNLEAVETLGSTSTICSDKTGTLTQNRMTVAHMWFDNQIHEADTTEDQSGASFDKSSVTWVSLARIAALCNRAVFKAGQESLPILKRDVAGDASESALLKCIELSCGSVKAMRDKNKKVAEIPFNSTNKYQLSVHETEEENDNRYLLVMKGAPERILDRCSTIMLQGKEQPMDDEMKEAFQNAYLELGGLGERVLGFCHLYLPEDKFPKGFAFDTDDVNFQTDNLCFVGLMSMIDPPRAAVPDAVGKCRSAGIKVIMVTGDHPITAKAIAKGVGIISEGNETVEDIAARLNIPVSQVNPRDAKACVIHGTDLKDLSQEQMDDILRNHTEIVFARTSPQQKLIIVEGCQRQGAIVAVTGDGVNDSPALKKADIGVAMGISGSDVSKQAADMILLDDNFASIVTGVEEGRLIFDNLKKSIAYTLTSNIPEITPFLFFIMVNIPLPLGTITILCIDLGTDMVPAISLAYEAAESDIMKRQPRNPLRDKLVNERLISIAYGQIGMIQALGGFFSYFVILAENGFLPSLLVGIRLNWDDRSNNDLEDSYGQQWTYEQRKIVEFTCHTAFFVSIVVVQWADVIICKTRRNSVFQQGMKNKILIFGLFEETALAAFLSYCPGMDVALRMYPLKPSWWFCAFPYSFLIFVYDEIRKLILRRNPGGWVEKETYY from the exons TATGGACGGTCGGACAGCTACCGCGTGGCCACCACGCAGGACAAGGATGAGAAGGAGTCGCCCAAGAAGAAGGGAGGCAAGGATCTCGATGACCTGAAGAAGGAAGTTCCTCTG ACGGAACACAAGATGTCCGTTGAGGAAGTTTGCCGGAAATACAACACTGATATCGTCCAG ggTTTGACCAATGCCAAGGCAGCAGAGTACCTGGCGCGGGACGGCCCCAACGCCCTCACCCCGCCCCCCACCACCCCGGAGTGGGTGAAGTTCTGCCGCCAGCTGTTCGGCGGTTTCTCCATCCTCCTGTGGACTGGCGCCATCCTCTGCTTCCTGGCCTACGCCATCCAGGCCGCCACGGAGGACGAGCCGGCCGGGGATAAC cTCTACCTGGGTATCGTGCTATCGGCTGTCGTCATCATCACCGGCTGCTTCTCCTACTTCCAGGAGGCCAAGAGCTCAAAGATCATGGAGTCCTTCAAGAACATGGTCCCTCAG CAAGCTCTGGTGATCCGTGAGGGGGAGAAGATGCAGATCAACGCTGAGGAGGTTGTGGCAGGAGATTTGGTGGAGGTGAAGGGAGGAGACAGGATCCCCGCCGACCTCCGCATCATCTCCTCCCACGGCTGCAAG GTGGACAACTCCTCCCTGACCGGCGAATCAGAGCCCCAGACCAGGTCACCTGACTGCACCCATGACAACCCCCTGGAGACCCGCAACATCGCCTTCTTCTCCACCAACTGTGTCGAAG gaacGGCACGTGGCATCGTGGTATGCACCGGCGATCGTACGGTCATGGGCCGCATCGCCACCCTCACCTCGGGCCTGGAGACCGGCAAG ACACCCATCGCCAAGGAGATCGAGCACTTCATCCACCTGATCACGGGCGTGGCCGTCTTCCTGGGTGTCACCTTCTTCATCCTGTCCATCATCCTGGGCTACACCTGGCTGGAGGCCGTCATCTTCCTCATTGGCATCATCGTCGCCAACGTGCCCGAGGGACTGCTGGCCACCGTCACT GTATGTCTGACGCTGACCGCCAAGCGAATGGCTCGCAAGAACTGCCTGGTGAAGAACCTGGAGGCCGTGGAGACGCTGGGCTCCACCTCCACCATCTGCTCCGACAAGACCGGCACTCTGACCCAGAACAGGATGACAGTGGCCCACATGTGGTTCGACAACCAGATCCACGAGGCCGACACCACCGAGGACCAGTCCG GTGCCTCCTTTGACAAGAGCTCTGTGACCTGGGTGTCCTTGGCCCGCATCGCCGCCCTCTGCAACCGCGCCGTCTTCAAGGCCGGCCAGGAGTCTTTGCCCATCCTGAAGCGCGACGTGGCCGGCGACGCCTCCGAGTCGGCCCTGCTGAAGTGTATCGAGCTGTCCTGCGGCTCTGTCAAGGCCATGAGGGACAAGAACAAGAAGGTGGCCGAGATCCCCTTCAACTCAACCAACAAGTACCAG CTCTCAGTTCACGAAACCGAGGAGGAAAACGACAACCGCTACCTGCTGGTGATGAAGGGAGCCCCAGAGAGGATCCTGGACCGCTGCTCCACCATCATGCTGCAGGGCAAAGAGCAGCCCATGGACGACGAGATGAAGGAGGCTTTCCAGAACGCCTACCTGGAGCTGGGAggactgggagagagagtgcTGG GTTTCTGCCACCTGTACCTGCCAGAGGACAAGTTCCCCAAGGGCTTTGCCTTCGACACGGATGACGTCAACTTCCAGACAGACAACCTTTGCTTCGTGGGCCTCATGTCCATGATCGACCCTCCCCGTGCCGCCGTGCCCGACGCTGTGGGCAAATGCCGCTCTGCTGGCATCAAG GTTATCATGGTGACCGGCGATCACCCAATCACAGCCAAGGCCATCGCCAAGGGCGTGGGCATCATCTCCGAGGGCAACGAGACGGTGGAGGACATCGCTGCCCGCCTCAACATCCCCGTCAGCCAGGTCAACCCCAG GGATGCCAAGGCCTGTGTGATCCACGGCACAGACCTGAAGGACCTCAGTCAGGAGCAGATGGACGACATTTTGAGGAACCACACGGAGATCGTCTTCGCCAGAACCTCGCCACAGCAGAAACTCATCATCGTGGAGGGCTGCCAgcgacag GGTGCCATCGTGGCGGTGACAGGTGATGGTGTGAACGACTCTCCCGCTCTGAAGAAGGCCGACATTGGTGTTGCCATGGGAATCTCCGGCTCCGACGTGTCCAAACAGGCCGCCGACATGATCCTGCTGGACGACAACTTTGCCTCCATCGTCACTGGAGTCGAGGAAG GCCGTCTGATCTTCGACAACCTGAAGAAGTCCATCGCCTACACCCTGACCAGCAACATCCCCGAGATCACCCCCTTCCTGTTCTTCATCATGGTCAACATCCCGCTGCCCCTCGGCACCATCACCATCCTCTGCATCGACCTGGGAACTGACATg gtgCCAGCCATCTCTCTGGCCTATGAAGCAGCAGAGAGTGACATCATGAAGCGCCAGCCGAGAAACCCACTGAGGGACAAACTGGTCAACGAAAGGCTCATCAGCATCGCCTATGGACAGATTG GTATGATCCAGGCGCTGGGCGGCTTCTTCTCCTACTTTGTCATTTTGGCTGAAAATGGTTTCCTGCCATCTCTGCTGGTCGGCATCAGGCTCAACTGGGACGATCGCTCCAACAACGACCTGGAGGACAGCTACGGACAGCAATGG ACCTACGAGCAGCGTAAAATTGTGGAGTTCACCTGCCACACGGCCTTCTTCGTCAGTATTGTAGTGGTGCAGTGGGCAGACGTCATCATCTGCAAGACCAGGCGCAACTCTGTGTTCCAGCAGGGCATGAA GAATAAGATTCTCATCTTTGGCCTGTTTGAGGAAACAGCTCTGGCTGCCTTCCTCTCCTACTGCCCTGGCATGGACGTGGCGCTACGGATGTACCCGCTCAA gcccAGCTGGTGGTTCTGTGCGTTCCCGTACAGTTTCCTCATCTTTGTTTACGATGAGATCCGAAAACTCATCCTGCGCCGGAACCCCGGAG gctggGTGGAAAAAGAGACATACTATTAA